The nucleotide window TCTATATCCTGTACGATGCCGATCATCCGTATGGGCTGGTTGTTTTCGTAGATGATGAAAGCACGGTCTACTACGTATTTGTAAGTGCCATCGGGGCAGCGGAAGCGGTATTGTTGTGACCAGTAATTGATCCTGTTCTGGGTACAGGTTTCCAGCGAGCTCATAACAGCCGGGCCATCTGCCGGATGAATATGGGTTCGCCACCATTCGTAGAGGTCGGCGCCGGATTCGGTAGGTGGCTGGAAGAAGCTTTCCAGGCCGTGTTTCCAGATGATGGCGTTGGTTTGCATGTTGCGGTCGTAGATGGCATCGTTGGTGGCTTGTGCCAGCAGTTCGTACCGTACACCCAGCTGATGTGCTTCCCTGGCTGCTTTTACCTGTTCGTTCACATCTTTGGCCATAATAAAACGGGCATCTCTCCCATCATACATAGCCGAATGGGCATATATTTCCACGAAAAAATTCTCTCCGTTTTTCCGGCGGTGTTTCCATATGCCCCGATATTCTGTGCCGTTACAACGTTCCCGTACATTTTCCATCAGTGCATCCAACTCTTCATGTTCCCGTATATCCCTGATCGTTAGTTGGAGAAACTCCTCTCTGGTATAGCCGTATTTATAGCAGGCAGCATGGTTGACATAGAGAAACTGTAAAGTATCTTTCTCATACACCCACATGGGAATGGGATGACCCATGAAGAGGTTTTCGAATTCAGAAACAATCGGTTTGCGGACCAGCGGAATGGTTAACAGCAGGAATGCACTACACAATACGATTTCATTCAGAATAAGCCAGGTTTTCTGAGTAGATGATTCGCTTCCGGTGAGGAGGTAAGCATTAATGACAATGATTACAAAAAGCAAACACAAACAAGCAATCTTTATCGGGGAGCGTTGCATTTCGCTAATTTCCTTAAAAATTAATTAAAAAAATCACATGGGAAAAATAATACGCAGACAGATATGATTGATAATTAAACAAACATTATGATACTTTATAATTCGATGTTGATCTTTTCAGTGGCAGGATAACCGACGCAGGTAAGGATCAGCCCTTCTGCCAACTCTTTGTCTGTGAGCACTTCATTGACAGGCATCCATACTTTGCCGCTGGTGCATAGCGCAGTACAGGAACCGCAGACACCACCCTTACAACTGTACGGTAGCGGCACATCATGTTCAAGTGCATAGTTCAGGATAGTTTGATTGGCTGGTACAGCGAGGGTGTAGGTTTCGTTGCGCAGCAGTATGTTGACTTCCCGGGGCGTGGTATCTGTAGGCAGGGCTGTTCTGGACAACCGGGCTTCGGTATTCACCACAAAGTTTTCTCTATGCATTTGTGCGTCGCTGAAGCCCATGAAATGAAGGGTCAATATTATCATGCGCATGTATTCCGGCGGCCCGCAAAGGAAGAACTGCGCATCTGCTTTATGGAACAGGAGGTGTTCGGTGACCAGCAGTTCGAGCAGAATATTGTTGAGCCTTCTGTAGGTGTGGTTACTGTCAGGGTCATTACTGAAAAGAAAGAGGCATTTCAGTTGCGGATGCCGGGATTGCAGTGTTTGCAGTTGTTCGTAGAAAATAGTCCTTGCAGGCGACGTATTGCTGTAAATGAGGGTTATTCTGGCAGCAGGTTCATCCTGCAGTATTTGTTTGAGCAGGGAGAATACGGGCGTAATACCGCTGCCGGCGGCGAGGAGAAAGATGTCACGTTCTCCGGAAGGAATGGGTGTAAAGACGAATCTTCCGGAGGGCTCCAGTGAGGTGACGATATCTCCTTTCTGCCAGGACCGCAGTATATGGCGGGATATTTCACCGTTTTCCTTTTCGCGGATGGTAACAGCTATTAGCGGATCGATGCCGGGTGTAGTGCTGAAGGAGTAAGAGCGACGATATTCCTTGTTGTTGACATGGATAATGAAGGTCAGGAACTGGCCTGCCTGGTAAGGGACAGGCTCCGGCGTTGTATTTTCGAGATAATAGGTGTAGGTGCCGGGCGTTTCCTTCTTTATATCAACGATCCTTAACTGAAAATACATATGGCTTTTAATTACGGGCGTACAAATAAATAAGGAGCGAAGATAAGCCGTGAATGTTGAAGTGCCGGCCGGATCTTCGCTCCTTTATCTGTAATGTAAGCTGTATTGATGTTAGATGGTCACGGTAATTTTCTCGCGCAGCATTTCTCTGGTGGCGCGGGCAATACCGGCGGGATCGTATCCGCATTCGCGGAACAGTTCATCCGGTTTACCGTGTTCTATGATCCGGTCGGGGATACCGAGTATACGAATCTTTGATGTGTAGTGGTGTTGTGCCATAAACTCCAGTATGGCGCTGCCGAAGCCACCTTTGATAGATCCATCTTCCACGGTGATCACTTTATCGAATTTGCTGAACACTTCGTGCAGCATGGCTTCATCCAGTGGTTTTACGAAGCGCATGTCGTAGTGGGCAGGTTGCAGGCCGTCGCTGATCAGTTCCTTGCAGGCTTCTGTTACGAAGTTGCCTATATGACCAATGGAAAGGATGGCGATATCCTTACCGTCACGGATCTTACGTCCTGTGCCGGCTTTGATGGCTTTAAAAGGAGTTCTCCATTCGGGCATGACACCTTGACCACGGGGGTACCGGATCACGTACGGATGGGTATTTTCTTCCAGTTGGGCGCTGTACATGAGGTTGCGCAGTTCTTCTTCATTCATCGGTGCGCTGATGATGACGTTAGGAATGCTGCGCATATAGGCGATATCGTAAGCACCGTGGTGAGTAGGTCCGTCTTCTCCTACCAGTCCTGCTCTGTCGAGGCAGAAAACCACGGGGAGGTCCTGGATGGCCACATCGTGAACGGCCTGATCGAAGGCACGCTGGAAGAAGGAAGAGTAGATATTACAGAACACGCGCATACCCTGAGTGGCCATGCCGGCGGAGAGGGTAACGGCGTGTTGTTCGCAGATACCAACATCGAAGGCTCTGTCAGGCATCTTTTCCATCATAAATTTGAGGGAAGAGCCGGAAGGCATCGCGGGGGTGATACCGATGATTTTATCGTTTTTCTCTGCCAGTTCGATAATGGTATGGCCGAAAACGTCCTGGTATTTAGGAGGTTGCGGTCTGTCCGGGATTTTTTTGAATATTTCGCCGGTGATTTTATCGAAGAGGCCCGGAGCGTGCCAGGTAGTCTGGTCCTTTTCTGCGAGGGCATAACCTTTACCTTTGGTGGTAACGATGTGCAGCAGTTTAGGGCCGGGAATATCTTTCAGGTCCTGCAGGGTATCGGCAAGTTTGGTGATATTGTGGCCGTCGATGGGGCCAAAATAGCGCATCTGCAGGGATTCGAAGAGGTTACTGGATTTAGACACCACACCTTTGAGAGAGGCTTCCAGTTTAGAGGCCATTTCGCGGGTAAAGCGTTTGCCTACCGGCAGTTTACCAAGCAGGTTCCATACATCATCCCTCAGTTTGTTGTAGGTGGGAGATGTAGTGATGTCTGTCAGGTATTCTTTGAGAGCACCCACGTTCGGGTCAATAGACATGCAGTTATCGTTGAGGATAATCAGCACATTGGCATTGGCTACACCGGCGTGATTGAGTGCTTCGAAGGCCATACCGGCGGTCATGGCGCCGTCGCCGATAACAGCGATGTGCTGGCGGTCGAACTCTCCTTTGTAGTGGGAGGCCATGGCCATGCCCAAAGCAGCGGAGATGGAGGTAGAGGAGTGCCCTACTCCGAAGGTATCGTATTCGCTTTCGTCTCTTTTTGGAAATCCGCTGATGCCTTTGTATTTCCGGTTAGTCGGAAAGGAATCGCGGCGACCGGTAAGGATCTTATGTCCATACGCCTGATGCCCTACGTCCCATACCAGCTGGTCGTAAGGAGTATTAAATACATAGTGCAGAGCTACTGTGAGTTCCACTACGCCCAGGCTGGCAGCAAAGTGGCCGCCATGCACACTTACCACGTCAATAATATACTGACGTAGTTCATCACACACCTGATGAAGCTGGTCTTTGCTCAGCTTTCTCAAATCCGCTGGGTAATTAATCTGGCTTAAAAGTGAACCGGCCGTGATATTCATAATTTGATGGTCCAGGGTTTAATTAAAAACAAAACTACTAAAAAATATGGGTTCTCATGCGATATTGGGCGGGAAAAACCCCATATAGCCGGAATACCAGCCATTCGGAGGGTGGGATTCACCATTTACCGGTTTTGATTCGCCATTTATAACATTTTAGATTCCGGTAGGGTGTGTCGTACGGTATTTTTGGTATACTTGGGAAGTTTACTAATTTGAATGGATGTTTAAACAAGTGTATAAATACTGGTGGGGGCAACTGTTAGGGTGGTCGGCGTACTTTCTGATCAACGTATTCTTCAATTTCACCCTCCTGAAAAAACCAAATCTGCAAACAGCGATGATCTATCTGATCATTTTTGTGCTGTGTGGTATTGTTTCCACTCATTTGTTCAGAACACTGTTAAACAAGCTCAGGGGTTGGGGGAGTTTTAGTTCTGAAAAGCAGCTGGTGTTATATGTGGTACTGGTATTAAGTACTAGTGTGGTTTTGTATTTTGTGTACAATGTGGTACTGGATTATCTGGTGGGTAATCCGCCGCATAACAAGAATTTCCTGCAGAATCTGCTGGACAGAGGTTATCTGTCCTGTTTTGCTGTTTCCTTCATCTGGTGGGCTATTTACTTCGTCGGGCATTATGTGGACCGAAACCGGATCTCGCAGGTAGACCGGCTGAAGCTGGAAGCGACTGTAAGGGAACTGGAGCTTAAAACGATCAAGGCGCAGCTGAATCCTCATTTTATCTTTAATGCGCTCAACAGCATCCGGGCACTGGTAGACGAGAACCCGCAGCGGGCAAGGACGGCCATTACGGAGCTTTCCAATATCCTGCGAAGTTCCATGGCTACGGAAAAGATGGAAACGGTAAGCCTGGAGAGTGAATTAAATATTGTAAAGGATTACCTTGCACTGGAGCATATCCGCTTTGAAGAGCGGTTGCAGGTAAGGTATGAAATAGATCCCGATACACTGGGGCTGCAGGTGCCGCCCATGATGTTGCAAACACTGGTGGAAAACGCCATCAAACATGGTATTTCCAGGGTGGTGAGCGGCGGAACAGTGTTTATCGCCTCCCGGCTGAATGGCATGGAACATGAAATTATGATCGAAAATACCGGCCAGCTGGTGGAAAAAAATGTTCTCAACGGCCATGGATTTGGACTACAGAGTACGCGGCAACGATTAAGTATTTTGTTTGGAAACAGGGCTACCTTTGATATCAAAAATAAAGACGAGGCAA belongs to Chitinophaga sp. HK235 and includes:
- a CDS encoding PAS domain-containing protein, producing MLFVIIVINAYLLTGSESSTQKTWLILNEIVLCSAFLLLTIPLVRKPIVSEFENLFMGHPIPMWVYEKDTLQFLYVNHAACYKYGYTREEFLQLTIRDIREHEELDALMENVRERCNGTEYRGIWKHRRKNGENFFVEIYAHSAMYDGRDARFIMAKDVNEQVKAAREAHQLGVRYELLAQATNDAIYDRNMQTNAIIWKHGLESFFQPPTESGADLYEWWRTHIHPADGPAVMSSLETCTQNRINYWSQQYRFRCPDGTYKYVVDRAFIIYENNQPIRMIGIVQDIDKYIKQAVRLEAQNKTLREIAWINSHEIRRPVVSILSIANLFDKSNQDIHLNSRLMEWLHQSTLQLDEIIHKIEHKVKNIE
- a CDS encoding sensor histidine kinase, with amino-acid sequence MFKQVYKYWWGQLLGWSAYFLINVFFNFTLLKKPNLQTAMIYLIIFVLCGIVSTHLFRTLLNKLRGWGSFSSEKQLVLYVVLVLSTSVVLYFVYNVVLDYLVGNPPHNKNFLQNLLDRGYLSCFAVSFIWWAIYFVGHYVDRNRISQVDRLKLEATVRELELKTIKAQLNPHFIFNALNSIRALVDENPQRARTAITELSNILRSSMATEKMETVSLESELNIVKDYLALEHIRFEERLQVRYEIDPDTLGLQVPPMMLQTLVENAIKHGISRVVSGGTVFIASRLNGMEHEIMIENTGQLVEKNVLNGHGFGLQSTRQRLSILFGNRATFDIKNKDEATVEARVVMPLL
- a CDS encoding iron-sulfur cluster-binding domain-containing protein; this translates as MYFQLRIVDIKKETPGTYTYYLENTTPEPVPYQAGQFLTFIIHVNNKEYRRSYSFSTTPGIDPLIAVTIREKENGEISRHILRSWQKGDIVTSLEPSGRFVFTPIPSGERDIFLLAAGSGITPVFSLLKQILQDEPAARITLIYSNTSPARTIFYEQLQTLQSRHPQLKCLFLFSNDPDSNHTYRRLNNILLELLVTEHLLFHKADAQFFLCGPPEYMRMIILTLHFMGFSDAQMHRENFVVNTEARLSRTALPTDTTPREVNILLRNETYTLAVPANQTILNYALEHDVPLPYSCKGGVCGSCTALCTSGKVWMPVNEVLTDKELAEGLILTCVGYPATEKINIEL
- the dxs gene encoding 1-deoxy-D-xylulose-5-phosphate synthase encodes the protein MNITAGSLLSQINYPADLRKLSKDQLHQVCDELRQYIIDVVSVHGGHFAASLGVVELTVALHYVFNTPYDQLVWDVGHQAYGHKILTGRRDSFPTNRKYKGISGFPKRDESEYDTFGVGHSSTSISAALGMAMASHYKGEFDRQHIAVIGDGAMTAGMAFEALNHAGVANANVLIILNDNCMSIDPNVGALKEYLTDITTSPTYNKLRDDVWNLLGKLPVGKRFTREMASKLEASLKGVVSKSSNLFESLQMRYFGPIDGHNITKLADTLQDLKDIPGPKLLHIVTTKGKGYALAEKDQTTWHAPGLFDKITGEIFKKIPDRPQPPKYQDVFGHTIIELAEKNDKIIGITPAMPSGSSLKFMMEKMPDRAFDVGICEQHAVTLSAGMATQGMRVFCNIYSSFFQRAFDQAVHDVAIQDLPVVFCLDRAGLVGEDGPTHHGAYDIAYMRSIPNVIISAPMNEEELRNLMYSAQLEENTHPYVIRYPRGQGVMPEWRTPFKAIKAGTGRKIRDGKDIAILSIGHIGNFVTEACKELISDGLQPAHYDMRFVKPLDEAMLHEVFSKFDKVITVEDGSIKGGFGSAILEFMAQHHYTSKIRILGIPDRIIEHGKPDELFRECGYDPAGIARATREMLREKITVTI